AGAGCGGCCTTGGAGATCTTGTATGCAGGGACGGGGAACAGGGCGTAGCGAGGGGACCACTCGATAGAGCCCAGTGTCGTGGAGCTATGATCGTGAGCACGGACACAATCAAATCAACCATAATTGATGAGACTTACATGTTGGCGACCTTCTTTAGGTTACCCTTCTTGAGCAGCGGCAGGAAAGCAGCAGTGACTAGGTGTGCACTGGTGACATTAGTTGTGAATGTCGACTCGAGGTCCGTCCTTTCCTAGTCAGCTTCCCGTAAGACTTCCGCAGAGAGAAATGAAAACCTACATATTTTCAATGCCATCAGGGGTGAAGTTCATAACTCCAGCTCCGTTCACCAGCACATCAAGACCCTTGCCGTCAAGCTGCTTCTCAACCTCGGCAGCAGCCTGCTTGGTGCTGGCTTCGTCGGTCACATCGATCTTCACCTGTTGCACCCGACCAGCAGATTTGGAGACCAGCTGCTTAAGCTCATCGGTCTCTGTGCGGAACGCAGCGAAGACAGTAGACACCTCCGATGCGGGCCTGGAGGCAAGGAGGTCGGCTATGGCAAGGCCAATACCTCGCGAGGCTCCCGTGATCAGGTAGGAGGCCATTTTAACGGTTTATTGTGCAAAGGATAGGGGAAAGGATGAAGTAGTACTGTAGTAGATTTGAATGCGAATTGGGAATGAATGAGAATTTAGACATCAGGGAGGGAGTGGTATATATATGTCCTCCAGGCGAAGCATAGTATAGTTCTTCGCTCTTCGATATGCTTTGAAATCAACTATCTTTGTTATAGCAGACCATGACTCTCATTGGAAAACTTCCAGACGCTAGCGCTTATAGAATTCCCCACGCTGACACCCGCTGTGGTTGAGAAATAATCATGATTCTCGCATGACTGGCTCCCCTGCCCTTGTCAAAAATACGAGAAAGGCCCCGCCTGGAAC
This Aspergillus chevalieri M1 DNA, chromosome 3, nearly complete sequence DNA region includes the following protein-coding sequences:
- a CDS encoding SDR family oxidoreductase (COG:Q;~EggNog:ENOG410PNVS;~InterPro:IPR036291,IPR002347;~PFAM:PF08659,PF00106,PF13561;~go_process: GO:0055114 - oxidation-reduction process [Evidence IEA]), whose amino-acid sequence is MASYLITGASRGIGLAIADLLASRPASEVSTVFAAFRTETDELKQLVSKSAGRVQQVKIDVTDEASTKQAAAEVEKQLDGKGLDVLVNGAGVMNFTPDGIENMTDLESTFTTNVTSAHLVTAAFLPLLKKGNLKKVANISTTLGSIEWSPRYALFPVPAYKISKAALNMLTVQYAQSFAEQGFTFLIISPGWVRTNLGGDTADLSVEQSSTGVMEVIDNATSADNGKFYNIKVPGWENAEGLNRYDGLQAPW